Proteins encoded in a region of the Ziziphus jujuba cultivar Dongzao chromosome 3, ASM3175591v1 genome:
- the LOC132803112 gene encoding uncharacterized protein LOC132803112, whose product MKLKKGVRGIVGIKIDLQKAYDRVDWVVLTRILTLFGFSDKFTKLVLNCMSSMNMELLLNASVFGQILMGRRLRQGDLISSFLFIILMELLSKMLLKWERDGKINGVKLGRQASSIIHLLFADDLLIFCRANMDEVKNVYQCLQLFYKWIGQAFNKEKSGCFFFKNVTPRSRLDIKWCLGMKELDNKSKHLGLPLFIERNKSTVFEDLRRKVEDKL is encoded by the coding sequence ATGAAACTCAAGAAAGGGGTTCGAGGCATTGTTGGAATCAAGATTGATTTGCAAAAGGCGTATGATAGGGTTGATTGGGTCGTATTGACAAGAATCTTAACTCTCTTTGGGTTCTCTGATAAATTCACCAAACTAGTGCTTAATTGCATGTCGTCTATGAATATGGAGCTCCTGCTGAATGCGAGTGTCTTTGGTCAAATCCTGATGGGTAGAAGACTGCGGCAAGGTGACCTAATTTCATCGTTCCTGTTTATTATCCTGATGGAACTTCTTTCAAAAATGCTGCTCAAATGGGAACGGGATGGGAAAATCAATGGCGTTAAACTTGGCAGACAAGCCTCGTCGATCATCCATCTTCTGTTTGCTGATGACTTGCTGATTTTTTGCCGGGCTAATATGGACGAGGTCAAGAATGTGTATCAATGTCTTCAATTGTTCTATAAATGGATTGGGCAAGCTTTCAATAAGGAGAAATCTGGCTGTTTTTTCTTTAAGAACGTTACTCCAAGAAGCAGACTAGATATTAAGTGGTGCTTAGGTATGAAAGAACTCGACAACAAGTCAAAACACCTTGGTCTGCCGCTCTTTATTGAAAGGAATAAATCAACAGTGTTCGAAGACTTAAGAAGGAAAGTAGAAGACAAGCTGTAG